The following coding sequences are from one Desulfosporosinus orientis DSM 765 window:
- a CDS encoding SLC13 family permease: MTNRQDRTKTRVYMEILVPCAIFIVIIFALPTDLAWSLRATIGITAASVCLWVLEPIPLALTSLLVIAALPILNAAPLDTALIGFSNGSTFLIMAGFMMSQGVNSTNLGKRFANYSLIRFGGSVQSILLGVLLAPQLLSFFIPGTAVRTTLLLPAVLAVIRSMKLSPQSNTAKLLILGLTFGASISGVGILPASLANVLTADLLRNILGENIYYFTWLKITWPVWLFMIPITWLILPKLFPPEAKKLDIDPLRRELKELGPLSTSENKCLIILAVTVCLWMTESFHQLPTAVPAILATVLMGLPGIGFVNWDKLKEIEWGTIIMIGGSLSMASALNTSGASAYLAGKLLSFPGLEAGLSHPLLIVALLILLTHFYHLIVTNIPAVVLTLIPVMLQIALKLDLNPLLVAITINLATLFGFLLIIQTLPSVVTYTTGIYTSKEMLRAGLWLTFSSAIVMIGTAFLWWPLIGL; this comes from the coding sequence ATGACAAACAGACAGGACAGGACTAAAACAAGAGTGTATATGGAGATATTAGTCCCTTGCGCAATCTTTATTGTCATTATTTTTGCGCTTCCCACGGACCTGGCCTGGTCACTGCGGGCTACTATTGGCATAACCGCTGCCTCGGTCTGTTTATGGGTGCTGGAACCAATCCCCCTGGCCCTTACTTCACTCCTGGTCATTGCAGCTTTACCCATTCTTAATGCAGCCCCCCTGGATACGGCCTTAATTGGCTTTTCTAACGGGTCAACATTCCTGATCATGGCGGGCTTTATGATGTCCCAAGGAGTGAACAGCACTAACCTTGGCAAACGTTTTGCCAACTATTCTTTGATCCGCTTCGGAGGCAGTGTCCAGAGCATTTTACTGGGAGTATTATTAGCTCCCCAATTATTGAGTTTCTTTATCCCCGGTACAGCCGTAAGGACTACTCTCCTCCTGCCTGCAGTTCTGGCTGTCATTCGTTCCATGAAACTCTCTCCGCAGTCCAATACAGCTAAGCTGTTAATCCTTGGGCTTACTTTTGGTGCAAGTATTAGTGGTGTGGGTATTTTGCCTGCCTCTCTGGCCAATGTCTTAACAGCGGATTTATTGAGAAATATTTTAGGAGAAAATATCTACTATTTCACTTGGTTAAAAATCACTTGGCCCGTGTGGTTATTCATGATCCCTATTACCTGGCTGATTCTTCCGAAGTTGTTTCCTCCTGAAGCTAAAAAATTAGATATTGATCCCCTGCGCCGGGAACTCAAAGAATTAGGCCCCTTGTCCACCTCAGAAAATAAATGTCTCATAATCCTGGCAGTAACCGTCTGCCTTTGGATGACGGAATCATTTCATCAGCTTCCGACTGCAGTACCGGCAATTCTGGCTACGGTGCTCATGGGCCTGCCGGGTATTGGATTCGTAAATTGGGATAAATTAAAAGAGATTGAATGGGGTACGATTATTATGATAGGCGGAAGTTTGTCCATGGCTTCTGCCTTAAATACCTCCGGAGCCTCGGCTTACCTGGCAGGGAAATTGCTGTCCTTTCCGGGATTGGAGGCGGGGTTATCCCATCCTCTTCTGATCGTTGCTTTGCTCATTTTACTTACTCATTTTTACCACTTGATTGTTACAAATATTCCTGCCGTAGTATTAACCTTAATACCCGTCATGCTGCAAATTGCTTTGAAACTCGATTTAAATCCTCTCTTAGTGGCCATAACCATCAACCTGGCCACCTTATTTGGATTTCTGCTTATCATTCAAACCCTGCCCAGTGTAGTAACCTATACAACGGGCATCTATACCTCAAAAGAAATGCTGCGGGCAGGGCTGTGGCTGACCTTCTCTTCTGCCATAGTCATGATTGGGACGGCCTTTTTATGGTGGCCGCTCATAGGACTTTAA
- the eutS gene encoding ethanolamine utilization microcompartment protein EutS: MAEKQRVIQEYVPGKQVTMAHIIPNPQGDIHERLGIVTSGAIGIMTITPSEAAIIAADAASKAGDIELGFLDRFTGSLVITGDVSSVEAAIKAAVSTLVNILGFSSTEVTRS, from the coding sequence TTGGCTGAAAAGCAGCGTGTCATTCAAGAATATGTTCCAGGAAAACAAGTGACAATGGCCCACATTATCCCCAACCCTCAAGGGGATATTCATGAGAGATTAGGGATTGTAACCTCAGGAGCTATTGGTATCATGACGATCACACCGAGTGAGGCAGCGATTATTGCAGCGGATGCGGCCAGTAAAGCCGGGGATATCGAACTGGGTTTTTTAGATCGTTTCACAGGATCCTTAGTGATAACCGGTGATGTCTCCAGCGTTGAGGCAGCTATCAAAGCAGCCGTCAGTACCCTTGTCAACATTTTAGGGTTCTCCTCAACTGAGGTGACAAGAAGTTAA
- a CDS encoding FAD-dependent oxidoreductase → MSMLFSPAQIGTLQLRNRIVMTPMHLGYTPMGEVTDQLVEFYRARARGGVGLIIVGGCGIDRIGNAFGMTQIDDDAYIPGLRRLVEAVHAEGAKIVPQLYQAGRYAHSAFTGKPSVAPSAIPSRLTGQTPEELTEEKIQEIIASFAQAAQRAKTAGFDGVEILASAGYLISQFLSPVTNKRTDRYGGDLQARMTFGLEVAQAVREAVGPEFPIIVRVAGNDFVPGSNTNAESRIFCQALEKAGVNALNVTGGWHETQVPQLTMNVPPGAYTYLAHGIRQAVSIPVISCNRINTPELAESVLAEGLADFVGLARPLLADPEFPNKAHKGDSSNIRPCIGCNQGCLDSVFRLRPVSCLVNAEAGREAELGPLAPASQPQKILVIGAGSAGLEFARVAALRGHKVTIWEEKDQAGGQLFLAAAPPGRKDFLYFGDYLRKACNELGVKIEYQVQATPGKILEAVEKGDFEKVVIAAGARPLNPAIKIEEGVEVLQAWDVLLGYKKTGSNVVIVGGGAVGVDTALYLAEAGTINSETLKFLMEQHAETDEELHRLLTQGRKRITVLEMVKGIGRDIGASTRWSMLADLKRRNVTCLDKHTVLEIRKDGVVAESAADGQQKIIPADSVVLAVGSGSRNELYEALKDKLEAVSVIGDAAKPRKVLDAVYEAYLEGRK, encoded by the coding sequence ATGTCAATGCTTTTTTCTCCCGCTCAAATCGGCACTCTGCAGCTGCGCAACCGCATCGTCATGACTCCTATGCACCTGGGCTATACCCCTATGGGGGAGGTTACAGATCAACTGGTTGAATTCTACCGGGCCAGAGCCCGGGGCGGGGTAGGTTTAATTATTGTCGGCGGATGCGGAATCGACCGCATCGGCAATGCCTTCGGAATGACCCAAATCGATGATGACGCTTACATACCCGGCTTGCGGCGTTTGGTGGAGGCGGTCCATGCCGAAGGGGCCAAAATCGTACCTCAGTTATATCAAGCCGGCAGGTACGCTCATTCCGCCTTTACCGGGAAGCCCTCTGTAGCGCCCTCAGCCATTCCCTCCCGGCTCACCGGGCAAACGCCGGAAGAGCTGACGGAAGAAAAAATTCAAGAGATTATCGCTTCCTTTGCCCAAGCCGCCCAAAGGGCGAAGACCGCGGGCTTTGACGGTGTGGAGATTCTGGCCAGTGCCGGTTATCTTATTTCTCAATTCCTCTCTCCGGTAACCAACAAGCGGACGGACCGTTACGGCGGGGACCTCCAGGCCCGCATGACCTTTGGACTGGAAGTGGCGCAGGCTGTCCGTGAGGCAGTGGGTCCGGAGTTTCCCATTATTGTACGAGTGGCGGGGAATGATTTTGTGCCGGGGAGCAATACCAACGCCGAATCCCGGATTTTTTGCCAGGCCCTAGAGAAGGCGGGGGTCAATGCCCTGAATGTCACAGGCGGGTGGCATGAAACCCAGGTTCCCCAATTGACCATGAACGTGCCCCCCGGGGCTTATACTTACCTGGCTCACGGCATCAGGCAGGCTGTTTCCATTCCCGTCATCTCCTGCAACCGGATCAACACCCCGGAATTGGCGGAAAGCGTTCTGGCTGAAGGTCTGGCGGACTTTGTCGGCCTGGCCCGCCCTTTGCTGGCCGACCCCGAATTCCCCAACAAAGCTCATAAGGGGGATTCCTCAAATATCCGTCCCTGTATCGGCTGCAATCAAGGCTGCCTGGACAGTGTCTTCCGCCTCAGGCCTGTAAGCTGTCTGGTCAATGCCGAAGCCGGGAGAGAAGCAGAACTTGGTCCCCTCGCTCCTGCTTCCCAGCCTCAAAAAATCTTAGTCATCGGTGCCGGCTCGGCAGGCCTGGAGTTCGCCCGGGTAGCAGCCCTGAGGGGGCATAAGGTCACCATCTGGGAAGAAAAGGACCAGGCAGGAGGGCAACTGTTTTTGGCAGCAGCACCCCCCGGGCGCAAGGATTTCCTCTATTTTGGAGACTACCTGAGGAAAGCCTGTAATGAGCTGGGGGTGAAGATAGAATACCAGGTCCAGGCTACTCCGGGGAAGATTTTAGAGGCTGTGGAAAAGGGCGACTTTGAGAAAGTGGTTATTGCCGCAGGTGCCCGCCCCCTGAACCCGGCCATCAAAATCGAAGAGGGTGTGGAAGTCCTGCAAGCCTGGGATGTCTTATTGGGGTATAAAAAGACCGGCTCCAATGTGGTGATTGTCGGAGGCGGAGCGGTAGGTGTGGACACAGCTTTGTACCTGGCGGAGGCCGGCACCATTAACAGTGAAACCTTGAAGTTCCTCATGGAGCAGCATGCGGAAACGGACGAAGAGCTCCATCGCTTATTGACACAGGGCAGGAAACGAATTACTGTTTTAGAGATGGTAAAAGGCATCGGCCGTGATATTGGTGCCAGTACCCGCTGGTCCATGCTAGCAGATCTTAAGCGACGGAATGTCACTTGCCTGGATAAACACACCGTCCTGGAAATTCGCAAAGACGGCGTTGTAGCGGAAAGTGCCGCCGACGGCCAGCAGAAAATCATCCCGGCGGACAGCGTCGTCCTGGCAGTGGGTTCAGGTTCCCGGAATGAGCTATACGAGGCTTTGAAGGATAAGCTGGAAGCTGTCAGTGTGATCGGGGATGCGGCCAAACCCCGCAAAGTCCTGGATGCCGTTTATGAAGCCTATCTGGAGGGAAGAAAATAA
- a CDS encoding DNA gyrase/topoisomerase IV subunit B, translating to MAGKQYNADSIQVLEGLEAVRKRPGMYIGSTGSKGLHHLAYEIIDNAIDEAGAGFCDQISVTINPDGSITIEDNGRGIPVDIHAGKQISAVRLAFETLHAGGKFSGEVYKTSGGLHGVGASVVNALCVYLTVEIKRNGKLYRVEYVEGGRLKSDLAVVKKSIKGTGTSVTFKPDPLIFKETTVFKYDTLRSRLMELSYLNSGLTIILTDNRGETKTETFASKNGIIGFVEHINRESGFSTVHKKPIYFKGEKDDVLLECAIQYNDGDDESLHSYVNNIPTDEGGTHESGFRTALTKAFNNYGRKNNLFKKDENLIGDDLKDGLTCVLSLKIRDPQFEGQTKTKLSNMEVEGIVQSLTNEGISQFFEKSPAIAKEVISRTLSTCLLRLAAKKAKELKKKARDAEVKALSGKLAACSGKDKSRNELFLVEGDSAGGSAKMGRDRRFQAILPLRGKVINTYRAKIDKVLENEEIRSIISAVGSGIGKEFDLEKGNYARVCIMTDADIDGAHIRCLLLTFFYRYMKPLILNGRVFIAQSPLYKIEKERGKIVRYAFDDNELKKELKELGRTAKISRYKGLGEMNPDQLWETTLNPVHRRMIQVTIDDALEAERKLRILMSEQVEPRREFMMENIVFTDADM from the coding sequence TTGGCAGGTAAGCAATATAATGCGGATTCCATTCAAGTCTTAGAAGGGTTAGAGGCAGTGCGCAAACGGCCCGGCATGTATATTGGCTCAACAGGTAGCAAAGGTCTCCATCATCTGGCTTATGAAATCATTGACAACGCCATAGATGAGGCAGGGGCAGGCTTTTGCGACCAGATTTCCGTTACAATTAATCCCGATGGTTCAATCACCATTGAGGATAACGGGCGGGGAATACCCGTAGATATACATGCCGGCAAACAAATCAGTGCCGTGCGTTTAGCCTTTGAAACCTTACACGCCGGGGGAAAATTCAGCGGAGAAGTTTATAAAACCTCGGGGGGACTCCATGGCGTGGGAGCCAGTGTTGTTAACGCCCTGTGTGTTTATTTAACCGTTGAAATAAAACGGAACGGCAAGCTATACCGTGTTGAGTACGTGGAAGGAGGACGGCTCAAGTCCGACTTGGCGGTTGTCAAGAAAAGTATTAAGGGAACAGGAACCAGCGTTACCTTTAAGCCGGATCCCTTAATCTTTAAAGAAACCACGGTTTTTAAATATGACACTTTAAGAAGCCGGCTGATGGAACTATCTTATTTGAACAGCGGCCTAACCATCATCCTGACCGACAACCGGGGGGAAACAAAAACCGAGACCTTTGCTTCGAAAAACGGGATTATCGGTTTTGTTGAGCATATAAATCGAGAATCGGGATTTTCAACAGTACATAAAAAACCCATCTATTTTAAAGGTGAAAAAGATGATGTCCTCCTGGAATGTGCGATTCAATACAATGACGGGGATGACGAATCTCTCCACTCTTATGTCAACAATATTCCCACGGATGAGGGCGGGACTCATGAGTCGGGCTTCAGAACTGCCTTAACCAAGGCTTTTAATAATTACGGACGCAAAAACAACTTATTTAAGAAAGATGAAAATCTCATCGGCGATGATTTAAAAGACGGTTTAACCTGCGTGTTATCCCTGAAAATCAGAGATCCCCAATTTGAAGGTCAGACGAAAACCAAACTTTCCAATATGGAAGTTGAGGGTATCGTTCAGTCCCTGACCAATGAAGGTATTAGTCAATTCTTTGAGAAAAGTCCCGCCATTGCTAAAGAGGTGATTAGCCGGACCTTGTCAACCTGCCTGTTAAGGCTTGCGGCCAAGAAAGCCAAGGAATTGAAAAAGAAAGCCCGGGATGCGGAAGTTAAAGCCTTGAGCGGCAAACTTGCTGCTTGCAGCGGGAAGGACAAGTCCCGCAATGAATTATTCTTAGTTGAAGGAGACAGCGCAGGGGGTTCGGCCAAAATGGGCAGGGACCGCAGGTTTCAGGCTATTCTGCCTTTGCGGGGTAAGGTAATTAATACGTACCGGGCCAAAATCGATAAGGTTTTAGAAAATGAGGAAATCAGGAGTATTATTTCCGCCGTTGGTTCGGGAATTGGCAAGGAATTTGATTTAGAAAAAGGCAACTATGCCCGGGTCTGTATTATGACGGATGCGGATATCGACGGGGCCCACATTCGCTGTTTGCTCTTAACCTTTTTCTATAGATATATGAAGCCTTTGATTTTGAACGGCAGGGTTTTTATAGCCCAATCTCCTTTATATAAAATCGAGAAAGAACGGGGCAAAATTGTGCGCTATGCCTTTGATGACAATGAGTTGAAAAAAGAACTCAAAGAACTGGGCAGGACAGCCAAGATTTCCCGCTATAAAGGACTGGGTGAAATGAACCCGGATCAGCTTTGGGAAACAACCTTAAATCCCGTGCACAGGCGCATGATTCAGGTGACCATCGACGATGCCCTGGAAGCTGAACGCAAGCTGAGGATTCTCATGAGTGAGCAAGTAGAGCCCAGGCGTGAATTTATGATGGAAAATATTGTATTTACCGATGCAGATATGTAG
- a CDS encoding ClC family H(+)/Cl(-) exchange transporter: MTGKTFDHLIHWRDFKLKVFFEGILIGLFSGLIIVAFRYTLERAESLREHFYHANIDLSYKIIILILGLVLIAFFLNIIGKKEPLVSGSGIPQVKGVLMGHLKIKWLRVLVLKFIGGILAIGAGLSLGREGPSVQIGATVGQGVSRLLGRLKIEEKFLITSGASAGLAAAFNAPLSGVIFAVEELNKNFSPAILMSTVAASLSADFVTKLFYGSSSAFNFPELPILPVSYYFYLIGLGLIIGLFGGLFNRSLLKTLELKDKLESVLPNTVIIASVLLISGLLGYLLPQVLGGGNQLIDSLNQNYFPVRLLLLLVLVKFFFTLISYGSGVPGGIFLPILVIGALTGNIYNDLIVQVFHASPHFSNNFIVFAMAAYFTAVVKAPITGSLLITEMTGSFSHLWALITVSTVAYLASDILKTKPVYEALYDRILSKKQNHKKEEETMILIETVVCLGSEISGKYVKHVVWPKHCLLVNIKRGDQEIIPQGDTQIFAGDQIFALVNKNYAPEIEESLCCLAMEIDHVP; the protein is encoded by the coding sequence TTGACGGGCAAGACATTTGACCATTTAATTCACTGGCGGGATTTTAAACTCAAAGTTTTTTTTGAAGGAATTTTGATTGGACTTTTTTCGGGTCTGATCATCGTCGCTTTTAGATACACTTTGGAGCGGGCAGAGTCTCTTCGAGAGCATTTCTACCATGCAAACATCGACCTAAGCTATAAAATCATAATCCTGATCCTGGGGCTCGTATTAATTGCCTTTTTCTTAAATATCATCGGCAAAAAAGAGCCACTGGTAAGCGGCAGCGGTATCCCCCAAGTAAAAGGGGTATTGATGGGGCACCTTAAAATCAAGTGGTTGAGAGTTCTCGTACTTAAGTTTATTGGCGGAATCCTGGCCATTGGTGCCGGTTTATCCTTAGGAAGGGAAGGTCCGTCCGTCCAAATCGGAGCCACCGTAGGGCAAGGAGTCAGCAGACTTCTGGGACGTTTGAAAATTGAGGAAAAGTTTTTAATAACCAGCGGAGCCAGCGCAGGTTTAGCTGCTGCCTTTAACGCTCCTTTGTCTGGTGTTATTTTTGCCGTGGAAGAACTCAACAAAAACTTTTCCCCAGCTATTCTGATGTCCACCGTTGCAGCTTCGTTGTCTGCGGATTTTGTTACCAAGCTTTTTTACGGCTCATCCTCAGCCTTCAACTTCCCTGAGCTCCCCATTCTGCCGGTTAGCTATTATTTTTATTTAATTGGTTTAGGTCTCATCATCGGCCTTTTCGGCGGTCTTTTTAACCGCTCATTGCTAAAAACCCTAGAACTGAAGGATAAACTTGAAAGTGTTCTTCCCAACACTGTGATTATTGCCAGCGTACTATTAATTTCCGGATTATTGGGATACCTTTTACCTCAAGTACTTGGCGGGGGCAACCAGCTGATTGACTCCTTAAACCAAAACTATTTCCCTGTTCGTTTACTCCTCCTTTTAGTATTGGTAAAGTTTTTCTTTACCCTCATAAGCTATGGCTCCGGTGTCCCGGGGGGCATTTTTTTACCCATCCTTGTTATCGGCGCTTTAACGGGAAATATTTATAACGATTTAATAGTACAAGTATTTCATGCTAGCCCGCATTTCAGCAATAACTTTATTGTCTTTGCCATGGCTGCATATTTTACGGCCGTTGTCAAAGCTCCCATCACCGGAAGCCTGCTGATTACGGAAATGACCGGCTCCTTCAGCCACCTTTGGGCCTTGATCACGGTTTCTACTGTAGCTTACCTGGCCAGTGATATTTTGAAAACGAAGCCGGTTTATGAAGCTCTCTATGACCGGATTCTAAGCAAAAAACAAAATCATAAAAAAGAAGAAGAAACCATGATCTTAATCGAGACAGTGGTTTGTTTAGGTTCAGAGATCAGCGGCAAATATGTTAAACATGTAGTTTGGCCGAAACATTGTCTGTTAGTCAATATTAAACGGGGAGACCAGGAAATCATCCCCCAAGGGGATACACAAATCTTCGCCGGAGACCAAATCTTTGCTCTCGTCAACAAGAACTATGCCCCTGAAATAGAGGAATCCCTTTGCTGCCTGGCTATGGAAATTGATCATGTGCCTTGA
- the gyrA gene encoding DNA gyrase subunit A, with protein MSMTEDNIIQRPLEEVLPESFLGYSKHVILQRAVPDVRDGLKPVHRRILYSMDEIGMYTDKPYSKSARLVGDCMGKYHPHGDSSIYEAAVRMAQPWATRYPMVDGQGNFGSIDGDNAAAMRYTEMRMTHLSQLMTQDIEKNTVLFKENYDQRLKEPVVLPSPFPNLLVNGGSGIAVGMMSNIPPHNLREVIAGVIQQIDDPEVSLEELMEKVSGPDFPTGGLIIGSEGITSAYKTGRGKVTMRGKAAIEPGKNGKSQILITEIPYQVNKSTLAAKIGSLSDSGKIEGISDVRDESDREGIRLVVECRKDADPLLVLRLLYKHTQLEDTFGIINLVITANGTPKVLGLKEINAAFIEHRRIVVTKRTEFDLEKARLRAHILEGLVIAINNLDEVIALIRGSKNPSLAKAALMTRFELSEIQAQAILDMKLQNLTNFELDSIKADHAEVLKLIAHYESILADVNKVYEIIKKELKEIGDKFGDDRRTLILPEEMREQVDLSSLEEPESPIQVLLTAQGFIKRTDLPTRGRKDAGLVCSFKDGDTLDLRLNCSNRDTLYFFSRSGKFYTIKAKTVLEGKNKDKGGPLTNLFPLSPEDKVVSILPLRDNSEDLCFVFVTKEGQVMRSPVSDFAHARSSEAMGLKGDDTVVKVFLSDGEGELFLAAQNGQGIRFAEAEINPMGRKSRGVKGMTLGNGDGIADALLIAKEEESSRDLVMVTQRGFLKRTSLDDYRPQGRAGKGIAMGKVDLIGTGYVVGIAAVQEDDSLNIIQENGTATKVEIKDVKTELRTKAGSQWVPVLLNDYVVRIV; from the coding sequence ATGAGTATGACAGAGGATAATATTATCCAGCGACCCCTTGAGGAAGTTTTGCCCGAGTCTTTTTTAGGCTATTCCAAGCATGTTATCTTACAGCGTGCTGTTCCGGATGTCCGGGATGGGCTTAAGCCGGTTCACCGCAGAATTTTATATTCCATGGACGAAATCGGCATGTATACGGACAAACCCTACAGTAAGTCAGCCAGGTTAGTGGGGGATTGCATGGGGAAATACCATCCCCATGGGGATTCTTCAATCTATGAAGCAGCCGTGCGCATGGCTCAGCCATGGGCAACACGCTATCCCATGGTGGATGGACAGGGAAACTTTGGCTCAATCGACGGGGATAATGCTGCGGCCATGCGCTACACAGAAATGAGAATGACCCACTTATCCCAGCTAATGACCCAAGACATTGAGAAAAATACCGTTCTATTTAAAGAAAACTATGACCAGCGCCTTAAGGAGCCAGTGGTCCTGCCCAGCCCCTTTCCCAACCTTTTGGTCAACGGGGGCTCAGGGATTGCCGTTGGCATGATGTCCAATATTCCTCCTCATAATTTGCGGGAAGTGATTGCCGGTGTAATCCAGCAAATTGACGACCCGGAGGTTTCCCTTGAAGAGCTTATGGAGAAAGTGAGTGGTCCGGATTTCCCCACGGGAGGCTTAATTATTGGCAGTGAAGGGATTACCAGTGCCTATAAAACCGGCCGGGGTAAAGTAACTATGCGGGGCAAAGCCGCTATTGAACCGGGGAAGAACGGCAAAAGCCAAATCTTGATTACCGAGATTCCTTACCAGGTCAACAAATCAACCTTAGCGGCTAAAATAGGAAGCCTGTCAGATTCAGGGAAAATTGAAGGAATCAGTGATGTCAGAGATGAGTCAGACAGGGAAGGCATACGCTTGGTTGTGGAATGCCGGAAAGATGCTGACCCTTTGCTGGTCCTGCGCCTGCTTTACAAACACACCCAGCTGGAGGATACTTTTGGAATTATTAATTTAGTGATTACGGCCAATGGTACTCCCAAAGTCCTGGGGCTAAAAGAGATTAATGCCGCCTTTATTGAGCATCGCCGAATTGTTGTGACGAAGCGGACGGAATTCGATTTAGAAAAAGCCCGCCTTAGGGCTCACATACTGGAAGGTTTGGTTATTGCTATTAATAATCTGGATGAAGTGATTGCCCTGATTCGAGGCAGCAAGAATCCTTCCCTGGCCAAGGCTGCGCTGATGACCCGCTTCGAATTGTCTGAGATCCAAGCCCAGGCTATTTTGGATATGAAATTGCAAAACTTAACGAATTTTGAATTAGACAGCATTAAAGCCGACCATGCCGAGGTATTAAAGCTGATTGCCCATTATGAAAGTATCCTGGCCGATGTGAACAAGGTCTACGAAATTATTAAAAAAGAACTTAAAGAAATTGGGGATAAGTTCGGGGATGACCGTCGTACCTTGATTTTGCCTGAAGAAATGAGAGAGCAGGTTGATTTGAGCTCCCTGGAAGAGCCGGAAAGCCCTATTCAGGTCCTGCTTACAGCACAGGGCTTTATTAAACGGACGGATCTGCCAACCCGGGGCAGGAAAGATGCCGGACTTGTTTGCTCTTTCAAGGATGGGGATACCTTGGATTTGCGGCTGAACTGCAGTAATCGGGATACTCTCTACTTCTTCAGCCGGTCCGGAAAGTTTTACACCATTAAGGCGAAAACCGTCCTGGAAGGTAAAAACAAGGATAAAGGCGGCCCCCTAACAAATCTTTTCCCTTTGTCTCCTGAAGACAAGGTAGTATCCATTTTGCCGCTAAGAGATAATTCTGAGGATTTATGCTTTGTTTTTGTCACCAAAGAAGGGCAGGTTATGCGCAGTCCTGTGAGTGATTTTGCCCATGCCCGCTCTTCAGAAGCCATGGGACTTAAAGGTGATGACACTGTGGTTAAAGTTTTTCTCAGTGACGGTGAGGGAGAGCTGTTTCTGGCAGCTCAGAATGGTCAGGGAATTCGATTCGCCGAGGCAGAGATTAATCCTATGGGCAGAAAATCCCGAGGTGTGAAGGGGATGACCTTAGGTAACGGAGATGGGATTGCCGATGCCTTGCTGATAGCCAAGGAAGAGGAAAGTTCCAGAGATTTAGTGATGGTTACCCAGCGAGGATTCCTAAAAAGGACATCATTAGACGACTACAGACCTCAAGGCCGTGCCGGCAAAGGAATTGCTATGGGTAAAGTTGATCTCATTGGTACGGGGTATGTCGTAGGAATTGCTGCTGTTCAAGAGGATGATAGCTTAAATATCATTCAAGAAAACGGCACCGCTACGAAGGTAGAAATCAAGGATGTAAAAACAGAACTTCGAACCAAAGCCGGCAGCCAATGGGTCCCTGTTTTATTAAACGATTATGTGGTTAGGATTGTATAA
- a CDS encoding 4Fe-4S binding protein, with product MGHSVNNKEEIYEALAQRLSKTPEGAPINEHLMAILRQLYTESEAMVGSKFAAIPMPLAKIAGLTGIEESALKPILDGMSDKGLVLDIPRKDTFYYMLTPMLVGFFEYTFMRTGSNLDLKELAELFETYFHSPGVMEEIAGMDTKVMRTLIYENLIPLAVETEVLDYEKASSIIRQAGGGAISTCACRHEATHLGKACDAPLEVCMSLGGAAEWIIRKGLGKPATVEDLLEVLKQTQELGLVHLCDNVLNKPTYICSCCGCCCKVLRSINERQIFATHPSNFIPAVESENCVSCGLCAEKCQIQAIALADQADGETLPVLNSDLCIGCGVCADACPSGALTMIRREEILIPPENVKEKMKRFATEKGR from the coding sequence TTGGGGCATAGTGTTAATAACAAAGAAGAAATCTATGAAGCCCTGGCCCAGCGCTTAAGCAAAACTCCCGAGGGAGCGCCCATTAATGAACACCTGATGGCCATCCTCCGGCAGTTATATACGGAAAGTGAGGCTATGGTGGGCAGCAAATTTGCCGCCATACCCATGCCCCTGGCGAAAATTGCCGGGTTAACAGGCATTGAAGAGTCCGCCCTGAAACCCATCCTGGATGGCATGTCAGATAAGGGGCTGGTACTGGATATTCCCCGCAAGGATACTTTTTACTACATGCTAACCCCTATGCTGGTGGGATTTTTTGAATACACCTTTATGCGGACGGGAAGCAATCTGGACTTGAAAGAGCTGGCCGAGCTCTTTGAAACTTATTTTCACAGTCCTGGGGTCATGGAAGAAATCGCCGGTATGGATACGAAAGTCATGCGCACCCTGATTTATGAAAATCTCATCCCTTTGGCGGTTGAAACAGAGGTTTTGGATTACGAAAAGGCCAGCAGCATCATTCGCCAGGCCGGAGGCGGTGCGATCAGCACCTGCGCCTGTCGCCATGAGGCAACTCACCTGGGCAAGGCCTGTGATGCTCCCCTGGAAGTCTGTATGTCCCTGGGAGGGGCGGCAGAATGGATTATCCGCAAGGGGTTGGGCAAGCCTGCTACGGTAGAGGATCTCCTGGAAGTACTGAAACAAACCCAGGAATTAGGGCTGGTGCATCTTTGCGATAATGTCCTGAATAAGCCCACCTATATATGCAGCTGCTGCGGCTGCTGCTGCAAAGTTTTGCGCAGTATTAATGAGCGGCAGATCTTCGCCACTCATCCCAGTAATTTCATTCCTGCAGTGGAATCCGAGAACTGTGTGAGCTGCGGCCTGTGTGCCGAGAAATGCCAGATCCAGGCCATTGCCCTGGCGGATCAGGCAGACGGGGAAACTCTTCCAGTGCTAAACTCAGACCTCTGCATCGGCTGCGGCGTTTGTGCCGACGCCTGTCCCAGCGGCGCCCTAACCATGATCCGCCGTGAAGAAATCCTAATCCCCCCGGAAAATGTCAAGGAAAAAATGAAACGCTTCGCCACAGAAAAAGGCCGATAA